A single genomic interval of Bacillus smithii harbors:
- a CDS encoding aldehyde dehydrogenase — protein sequence MMASVSAETKTMDCLHFINGKYCSSVDHKTFENINPATEEVIGTVAEGGKKEIDLAVAAARKALNGPWKEISTQERSKIIRRIGDIILERIDELAMLETLDTGKPLWLAKQLDIPRAAYNFHFFADYMISVGTEAYEQDNIAINYAVRRPVGVVGLINPWNLPLLLLTWKLAPCLAAGNTAVMKPAEWTPMTATLLGEICKEAGVPDGVVNIVHGFGPDSAGAALSEHPDVDAISFTGETSTGTVIMQSAAKSLKKLSYELGGKNPNIIFADSDLDEVIETTIKSSFINQGEVCLSGSRIYVERPVLDAFMEKFVQKTKELTVGDPLDPNSKVGALISKEHYERVSSYLKIAREEGGNIVIGGKRPAGLDKGYYLEPTIIAGLDRNSRCVKEEIFGPVVTVLPFDKEEEAIEQANDTHYGLSATIWTNDLRRAHRVARQIEAGIIWVNTWFLRDLRTPFGGMKRSGIGREGGMHSFEFYT from the coding sequence ATGATGGCATCCGTATCAGCCGAAACAAAAACGATGGATTGTTTGCATTTTATCAATGGAAAGTATTGTTCTTCTGTGGATCATAAAACGTTTGAAAATATTAATCCAGCAACAGAGGAAGTGATCGGGACGGTGGCGGAAGGCGGAAAAAAAGAAATTGATCTTGCCGTCGCCGCTGCAAGAAAAGCATTAAATGGACCTTGGAAGGAAATATCCACACAAGAAAGATCGAAAATCATCCGCAGAATTGGCGATATTATTTTGGAAAGAATCGATGAACTAGCCATGTTGGAAACGTTGGATACCGGAAAACCGCTTTGGTTGGCCAAACAACTGGATATTCCGAGAGCCGCTTATAATTTCCATTTCTTCGCCGACTATATGATTTCAGTGGGTACGGAAGCCTATGAACAAGACAATATAGCGATCAATTATGCCGTTCGCCGTCCGGTAGGAGTTGTTGGATTGATTAATCCTTGGAATCTGCCGTTGTTATTGTTGACTTGGAAATTAGCTCCTTGTTTGGCTGCCGGAAATACGGCTGTTATGAAACCGGCAGAATGGACGCCGATGACAGCGACTTTATTGGGGGAAATTTGTAAAGAAGCAGGCGTTCCGGATGGAGTCGTGAATATAGTGCATGGTTTTGGTCCCGATTCAGCAGGCGCAGCTCTTTCCGAACATCCGGATGTAGATGCCATCAGTTTTACCGGTGAAACGTCAACGGGAACCGTCATTATGCAATCAGCTGCCAAATCGTTGAAAAAATTGTCCTATGAACTAGGCGGGAAAAACCCCAATATTATTTTTGCGGACTCGGATTTGGATGAAGTCATTGAAACTACCATCAAATCCAGTTTTATCAATCAAGGTGAAGTTTGTTTGTCTGGCTCTCGCATTTATGTCGAACGTCCGGTTTTGGATGCATTTATGGAGAAGTTTGTTCAAAAAACAAAAGAACTTACGGTCGGTGATCCTTTAGATCCTAACAGCAAAGTGGGAGCGTTGATTTCGAAAGAACATTATGAAAGAGTATCGAGCTATCTTAAAATTGCCCGAGAAGAAGGCGGAAACATTGTGATAGGCGGAAAACGTCCGGCGGGATTGGACAAAGGTTATTATTTAGAGCCAACTATTATCGCTGGATTGGATCGGAATTCCCGCTGTGTCAAAGAGGAAATTTTCGGTCCGGTTGTCACCGTTCTCCCCTTTGACAAAGAAGAGGAAGCGATTGAACAGGCGAATGATACCCACTATGGATTAAGCGCAACGATTTGGACGAATGATCTGCGCCGTGCCCACCGGGTGGCCAGGCAAATAGAAGCAGGAATCATCTGGGTCAACACCTGGTTTTTGCGCGATTTACGCACACCTTTTGGAGGCATGAAAAGAAGCGGAATCGGCAGGGAAGGCGGAATGCACAGCTTTGAGTTTTACACCTGA
- a CDS encoding IS1380 family transposase — translation MKDFPIRFVLTDEAITPSAGLALVGYLLHRTKLDKRVNALRLPTVRREVHISHSDVIRSMIGLLATGKTDFDHIEAYRQDDIFSASMGIQHVPSSPTLRQRLDQLACLPMTETILWEESIRLLIQRHATLSPCWTKGKTTWLPLDIDGSPFDNSDTKKEGVSRTYKGFDGFTPLFAYAGKEGDLVHAELRPGKQHVQDNMPSFLVTAIRRARQLTSSRLLVRMDAGNDAEANGHVCLKEDVDFVIKRNLRRESKALWFQIASQKGKRVDDGQSEGVQTYELCLPQKAAIDGNTYTYVQVTQVTERTMERNGQLMLVPDYEVESYWVRLKGYEHVRMSDVLALYHDHATGEQFHSELKSDLDLERLPSGKMKTNALVLVMGAFVYNLLRLIGQDLLSDPRHPLHHKVKRRRIKTIIQTVITMAGRLVRRSRQIWMKRTRRSGYSEPLLNVYQKWREAR, via the coding sequence ATGAAAGATTTCCCGATTCGGTTTGTATTGACAGATGAAGCGATTACCCCAAGTGCTGGGCTTGCTCTCGTTGGCTACTTACTCCATCGAACGAAACTGGATAAACGGGTAAACGCACTTCGGCTTCCAACGGTTCGTCGAGAAGTGCACATTTCCCATAGCGATGTCATTCGCTCGATGATTGGCTTGCTTGCCACAGGAAAAACGGATTTCGATCATATCGAAGCGTATCGTCAGGACGATATCTTTTCGGCATCGATGGGGATTCAGCACGTGCCTTCCTCTCCAACCTTGCGACAACGACTCGATCAGCTCGCTTGTCTTCCGATGACCGAAACGATTCTTTGGGAGGAGTCCATACGTCTGTTGATTCAACGACATGCCACTTTGTCCCCTTGTTGGACCAAAGGAAAGACGACATGGCTTCCCCTTGATATAGATGGTTCCCCATTTGACAACTCCGATACGAAAAAAGAAGGAGTCAGTCGAACGTATAAAGGATTTGACGGTTTTACACCGTTGTTTGCGTATGCAGGGAAGGAAGGGGATCTCGTTCATGCCGAGTTGCGTCCAGGGAAACAACATGTGCAAGACAACATGCCCTCGTTTTTAGTCACCGCTATCCGTCGAGCTCGTCAACTGACTTCATCTCGTCTGCTTGTTCGCATGGATGCAGGAAACGATGCAGAAGCGAATGGGCACGTATGCCTAAAGGAAGACGTGGACTTTGTCATCAAGCGAAACTTACGCCGAGAATCGAAAGCGCTTTGGTTCCAGATCGCTTCGCAAAAGGGCAAACGTGTCGATGATGGACAAAGCGAAGGAGTACAAACCTATGAGCTATGCCTTCCACAGAAGGCAGCGATCGATGGAAACACGTATACGTACGTTCAAGTCACCCAAGTGACGGAACGGACGATGGAACGCAATGGACAGCTGATGCTCGTTCCTGATTATGAAGTGGAAAGCTATTGGGTGCGGCTCAAAGGATACGAGCATGTTCGAATGAGCGATGTGCTCGCGTTGTATCATGACCATGCGACAGGCGAACAGTTTCATAGCGAACTGAAGAGCGACTTAGATTTAGAGCGGCTTCCATCTGGGAAGATGAAAACGAATGCGCTCGTGTTGGTCATGGGAGCCTTCGTTTACAATCTTCTTCGTCTGATTGGACAAGATCTATTAAGCGATCCGAGACATCCGTTGCACCACAAAGTGAAACGCCGCCGCATCAAGACGATTATTCAGACGGTGATCACGATGGCAGGGCGACTCGTCCGTCGATCACGACAGATCTGGATGAAACGGACGCGAAGGAGTGGCTATAGCGAGCCCCTACTGAACGTCTATCAGAAATGGAGAGAGGCAAGATAA
- a CDS encoding 2-keto-4-pentenoate hydratase produces MAQNQIQLLSQQLLDAEKTRKGIEPFTKTYPQLTEEEAYQIQLLNIQKKLNAGEKIVGKKIGLTSLAMQTLLGVNEPDYGHLLDGIILENHGILSWQKVCQPKVEAEIAFVLKKDLTGPNVTEVDVLLATDYIVPALEIVDSRIRDWDIQLVDTVADNASSGFFVLGGSPTSIADLDLTIIGMALYKNGELINTGAGAAAMGHPAKCVAWLANKLHDYGISLKEGEVILSGALSAAVAAEPGDYFHAKLSHIGEISMKFGD; encoded by the coding sequence ATGGCACAAAATCAGATTCAACTGCTGTCACAGCAATTGTTGGATGCAGAGAAAACAAGGAAAGGGATCGAGCCGTTCACCAAGACATATCCACAACTGACGGAAGAAGAAGCTTATCAGATTCAGCTGCTGAACATACAAAAAAAGCTCAATGCCGGCGAGAAGATTGTTGGGAAAAAAATTGGGTTGACGTCTCTTGCTATGCAAACGTTATTGGGGGTCAACGAACCTGATTATGGGCATTTGCTGGATGGAATAATTTTAGAAAACCATGGGATACTTTCATGGCAAAAAGTTTGCCAGCCGAAAGTCGAGGCAGAAATTGCTTTTGTGCTAAAGAAAGACTTAACTGGACCAAATGTGACGGAAGTAGACGTTTTGCTGGCCACTGATTATATAGTGCCGGCATTAGAAATTGTCGATAGTCGAATTCGCGATTGGGATATTCAATTAGTAGATACAGTAGCAGACAACGCTTCCTCCGGGTTTTTTGTGCTTGGTGGGAGCCCGACTTCCATAGCAGATCTTGATTTAACAATCATTGGGATGGCTCTGTATAAAAATGGCGAATTGATAAATACAGGTGCAGGTGCAGCTGCCATGGGCCATCCGGCAAAATGCGTTGCCTGGCTTGCCAACAAATTGCATGATTATGGCATTTCATTAAAAGAAGGCGAAGTGATTTTATCGGGAGCTTTGTCCGCAGCGGTAGCGGCTGAGCCTGGAGATTATTTTCACGCCAAACTGTCCCACATAGGCGAGATTAGTATGAAATTTGGCGATTAA
- a CDS encoding acetaldehyde dehydrogenase (acetylating), whose product MNKVKVGIIGSGNIGTDLMYKIEKSEVLEMSTMIGIDPDSEGLKRAKTRGYTVFSNGIEGFLQHPELADILFDATTAKAHDYHNQVLGKLGKQVIDLTPAAIGPFAVPAVNLTEHLDQPNVNMITCGGQATIPIVHAICRVVSVEYAEIVATIASKSAGPGTRANIDEFTRTTARGIEVIGGAKKGKAIIILNPAEPPIMMRDAIHALVEEEGKEKEITESIKKMVTKVQEYVPGYRLRTEPIFKGKRVSVFIEVEGAGDFFPPYSGNLDIMTASARKVAEEFAGKKLSQLQKQ is encoded by the coding sequence GTGAACAAAGTGAAGGTTGGAATTATTGGCTCCGGTAATATTGGCACTGACTTAATGTATAAGATCGAAAAAAGCGAAGTTCTCGAAATGTCCACTATGATTGGAATCGATCCGGATTCAGAGGGATTGAAACGAGCCAAAACACGCGGTTACACCGTTTTTAGCAATGGAATTGAAGGGTTTTTGCAGCATCCAGAATTGGCGGATATTCTTTTTGATGCTACAACGGCTAAAGCTCACGATTACCATAATCAAGTTTTAGGGAAGCTTGGAAAACAGGTGATTGATCTAACCCCTGCTGCTATAGGTCCGTTTGCTGTTCCTGCCGTGAATTTAACTGAGCATTTAGATCAGCCGAATGTCAATATGATTACATGCGGAGGACAGGCAACCATTCCTATTGTCCATGCCATTTGCCGCGTTGTTTCTGTAGAATACGCAGAAATTGTCGCGACGATCGCCAGCAAAAGTGCGGGTCCGGGAACACGAGCCAATATTGATGAGTTTACGAGAACCACGGCAAGAGGAATCGAAGTGATTGGTGGAGCGAAAAAAGGCAAGGCGATTATTATCTTAAATCCGGCAGAACCGCCGATCATGATGCGCGATGCCATTCATGCATTGGTAGAGGAAGAAGGAAAAGAAAAAGAAATCACTGAATCGATTAAAAAAATGGTAACCAAAGTTCAAGAGTATGTCCCGGGTTATAGACTGAGAACCGAACCGATATTTAAAGGCAAACGAGTATCTGTATTTATAGAGGTGGAAGGAGCGGGAGACTTCTTTCCTCCGTATTCAGGGAATTTGGATATAATGACGGCATCTGCCCGGAAAGTAGCGGAAGAATTTGCCGGAAAAAAACTGTCGCAGTTGCAGAAACAGTGA
- the dmpG gene encoding 4-hydroxy-2-oxovalerate aldolase has protein sequence MAHLTVVDVTLRDGSHSMKHAFTEKQVRSTARALDEAGVPYFEVSHGDGLGGSSLQYGFSKVNEMKLIAAAKEECQQSKISVLLLPGIGIKEDLKEAVQAGADMVRVATHVTEADVAKQHIELGRNLGLKTVGFLMMAHSAPTSKLVEQAKLFESYGAEVVYVTDSAGALLPHEVKEKIAALRSELGVDIGFHGHNNLSLAMANTLAAIEEGATYIDGSLRALGAGSGNTQTEVMVAVLNRLGHRTGIDLYKIMDAANIVADYMPRPQEITGASLILGYAGVYSSFLLHAKEAAERFQVDERDILVELGKRKVVGGQEDMILQVASELASKVKTFI, from the coding sequence ATGGCACATTTAACGGTTGTAGATGTGACGTTAAGGGACGGAAGCCACTCTATGAAACATGCTTTTACCGAAAAACAAGTGCGGTCGACAGCTCGTGCACTGGATGAAGCGGGAGTCCCATATTTTGAAGTATCCCATGGGGATGGTCTTGGCGGATCTTCTTTGCAATACGGATTTTCAAAAGTGAACGAAATGAAATTAATTGCAGCAGCAAAAGAAGAATGTCAGCAATCGAAAATTTCTGTTTTGCTTTTGCCGGGAATTGGCATTAAAGAAGATTTAAAAGAAGCGGTCCAAGCAGGAGCAGATATGGTTCGTGTGGCGACACATGTGACAGAAGCCGATGTTGCCAAGCAACATATTGAATTAGGGAGGAATCTTGGTTTAAAAACAGTTGGTTTTTTGATGATGGCTCATTCGGCGCCTACTTCCAAACTGGTGGAACAGGCGAAATTGTTTGAAAGCTATGGAGCTGAAGTCGTTTATGTAACAGATTCGGCGGGGGCATTGCTGCCTCACGAGGTAAAAGAGAAAATTGCCGCGTTGCGAAGCGAACTGGGAGTGGACATTGGTTTTCACGGACATAATAATTTGTCGCTAGCGATGGCGAATACATTAGCCGCTATAGAAGAAGGAGCAACATATATTGACGGCAGTCTGAGGGCGCTCGGAGCGGGAAGCGGAAACACACAAACGGAAGTGATGGTCGCAGTGCTGAATCGATTGGGTCATCGAACCGGCATTGATCTGTATAAGATTATGGACGCAGCGAATATTGTGGCAGACTATATGCCTCGTCCTCAAGAAATTACCGGAGCCAGTTTAATTTTAGGTTATGCCGGGGTATACTCCAGCTTTTTATTGCATGCTAAGGAAGCGGCAGAGCGTTTTCAAGTAGACGAAAGAGACATTTTGGTGGAGCTGGGCAAAAGAAAAGTGGTTGGGGGACAAGAAGATATGATTCTACAAGTGGCTTCGGAACTAGCATCAAAAGTGAAAACATTCATCTAG
- a CDS encoding 2-keto-4-pentenoate hydratase → MDRKKYRELAEFLINAEKEKREVVRLTSEIPDLTPEQAYRIQEELVNLKLANGHRIIGPKMGLTSFAKMQQMKVNEPIYGYVLDDMLIESGETVSFSEFIHPKVEIEIAFFLGEDIKGPGVTSAQVMSATAYVAPALEIIDSRYKNFQFTLPDVIADNASASRVVIGNKLTPLSSLTTDLELIGAVLYINGELKANGAGAAILNHPANSIAALANMLARSGKKLQAGDIILAGAITEAIMLANGDVVHGKLDQLGDVSFAVRD, encoded by the coding sequence TTGGATAGGAAAAAATACCGGGAATTGGCGGAATTTTTAATCAATGCTGAAAAAGAAAAAAGAGAAGTCGTCCGGCTGACTTCTGAAATTCCAGACTTGACGCCTGAGCAAGCGTATCGAATTCAGGAAGAGCTGGTCAATTTGAAATTAGCAAACGGACATCGGATAATCGGGCCCAAAATGGGGCTAACGAGCTTTGCTAAAATGCAGCAAATGAAAGTCAATGAGCCGATTTATGGCTATGTTTTGGATGATATGTTGATTGAAAGCGGAGAAACCGTCTCTTTTTCCGAATTCATCCATCCAAAAGTGGAAATCGAAATCGCCTTTTTCCTTGGAGAGGATATAAAAGGCCCTGGCGTCACAAGTGCTCAAGTGATGTCGGCAACGGCTTATGTCGCACCGGCTCTTGAAATTATAGACAGCAGATATAAAAATTTTCAATTTACACTTCCTGATGTCATTGCCGATAATGCATCCGCTTCCCGTGTGGTCATTGGAAATAAGTTGACGCCTTTATCTTCTTTGACTACGGACTTGGAGCTGATCGGTGCTGTATTGTACATCAATGGGGAATTAAAAGCGAATGGTGCGGGTGCCGCGATATTGAATCATCCGGCCAATTCCATCGCAGCTCTTGCCAATATGCTGGCCCGTTCCGGCAAAAAGCTTCAAGCAGGAGATATCATTTTGGCAGGAGCGATCACAGAGGCGATTATGCTTGCAAACGGAGATGTTGTCCATGGAAAGTTGGATCAATTAGGGGACGTTTCCTTCGCAGTCCGCGACTAA
- a CDS encoding 4-oxalocrotonate tautomerase, with the protein MPFIQIHLLEGRSEEKIKDVIKNVTDCVAGTLDAPLESIRVVVTEIPPTHWGTAGKTKAESK; encoded by the coding sequence ATGCCATTTATTCAGATTCATTTACTTGAAGGCAGATCAGAAGAGAAAATCAAAGACGTGATTAAAAATGTCACAGACTGTGTCGCTGGTACTTTAGATGCGCCGCTGGAAAGTATACGTGTCGTTGTGACGGAGATCCCTCCCACACATTGGGGCACCGCAGGCAAAACAAAAGCGGAAAGCAAATAA
- a CDS encoding arylamine N-acetyltransferase family protein, whose translation MATAKPGAENNSTVEKISSTLRQFASQYPFENLDVVTQNTMPITETFLFQKFSQYRGGLCYELNPYLYLQLKEEGYNVKLVSGTISNGNHWALDGTHVLILLDLGDSLWLVDAGFGNQLALSPIQIDGMAVSSAAGSFRARRLQTPKGTHVLEMKSEEHWIIKYAFSLKELPWEKLTDIKEQITFHEKSPFNSSPLIAQCFSDQTLSVTDKQMRVRFSKTGQQKLVKFNDPIEFMEAVKTLFSNSIFEKTSEYMKKAEKHS comes from the coding sequence ATGGCAACAGCAAAACCGGGGGCTGAAAACAACAGCACTGTTGAGAAAATAAGCAGTACACTGAGACAGTTCGCCAGCCAATATCCTTTCGAAAATCTTGATGTCGTCACTCAAAATACGATGCCAATCACAGAAACTTTTCTTTTTCAAAAATTTTCCCAATATCGGGGCGGGTTGTGCTATGAGCTAAACCCATATCTTTATTTGCAACTGAAGGAAGAAGGATACAATGTAAAATTAGTTTCCGGCACCATTTCGAACGGAAACCATTGGGCCCTTGATGGCACTCATGTTTTAATTCTTCTCGATCTCGGAGATTCTTTATGGTTGGTAGATGCCGGATTTGGCAATCAACTTGCTCTATCCCCCATTCAGATTGACGGGATGGCTGTATCCTCGGCAGCAGGAAGTTTTCGAGCTCGCCGTTTACAAACTCCAAAGGGTACACATGTGCTCGAAATGAAATCGGAAGAACACTGGATCATCAAATATGCATTTTCGTTGAAGGAGCTCCCTTGGGAAAAATTGACGGATATCAAAGAACAAATTACGTTTCATGAAAAATCCCCGTTTAATAGTTCTCCATTAATCGCCCAATGTTTTAGCGATCAAACTCTTTCCGTCACGGATAAACAGATGAGAGTCCGCTTTTCCAAAACAGGACAGCAAAAACTGGTTAAATTCAACGATCCAATAGAATTCATGGAAGCCGTGAAGACACTTTTTTCAAATTCCATTTTTGAAAAAACTTCAGAATACATGAAAAAAGCGGAAAAACATAGTTAG
- a CDS encoding twin-arginine translocase TatA/TatE family subunit, whose protein sequence is MNLGFGEIALIVIVALLIFGPAKLPQLGKAAGQTLHEFKKGMKGILDDEEEGKEKENAVVKDENSR, encoded by the coding sequence ATGAACCTGGGATTTGGTGAGATTGCTCTTATTGTTATTGTTGCGTTGTTGATTTTTGGACCTGCTAAACTCCCTCAATTAGGAAAAGCCGCCGGACAAACCCTTCATGAATTTAAAAAAGGCATGAAAGGTATTTTGGATGATGAGGAGGAAGGGAAAGAAAAAGAAAATGCAGTCGTGAAAGATGAAAATTCCCGATAA
- the modA gene encoding molybdate ABC transporter substrate-binding protein, whose protein sequence is MKRIFSLLTVAVLLIVAGCSGKSSGGAQDTAGTQDKAETKNITVSAAASLQPVLDELIAEFEKKHKDFHVTVNYGGSGALAQQISQGAPVDLFLSASADNVDQLKEKNLVSKDVLLLKNELVVAVPKEGAQSISDIKDLTSKNVKKIALGTPETVPAGKYAEQTLKSLKLWDDLDDKIVYTKDVRQALNYVETGSVDAAFVYKTDALSSKKVKTAIVADPKLHDPIDYEMAVIKHKHEQWAKDFASFLQDKHCQDVFKKYGYLIPSKEHS, encoded by the coding sequence ATGAAAAGAATTTTTAGTCTCTTAACTGTAGCTGTACTGCTGATTGTAGCAGGTTGTTCCGGAAAGTCGTCAGGAGGAGCGCAGGATACGGCGGGAACACAAGATAAAGCAGAAACGAAGAACATTACCGTCTCAGCAGCGGCCAGTTTGCAACCCGTTCTTGATGAGCTCATTGCCGAGTTTGAAAAAAAACATAAGGATTTTCATGTTACTGTAAACTACGGTGGTTCTGGAGCGTTAGCGCAACAGATTTCTCAAGGAGCTCCGGTAGACTTGTTTTTATCGGCATCCGCAGATAACGTTGATCAATTAAAGGAAAAGAACCTTGTCAGCAAGGACGTTTTGTTATTAAAAAATGAACTTGTTGTAGCTGTGCCAAAAGAGGGAGCGCAATCGATTTCTGATATCAAGGACTTGACGAGCAAAAATGTGAAAAAAATCGCCCTTGGAACTCCGGAGACTGTTCCCGCTGGCAAATACGCCGAACAAACGTTGAAATCTTTAAAATTATGGGATGATTTAGACGATAAAATCGTTTATACGAAGGATGTCAGACAGGCTCTGAATTATGTGGAAACCGGCAGCGTTGATGCAGCGTTTGTTTATAAAACAGATGCTCTGTCTTCCAAAAAAGTGAAAACGGCTATAGTAGCAGATCCAAAACTGCATGATCCTATTGATTATGAAATGGCGGTTATTAAGCATAAACATGAACAATGGGCGAAAGATTTTGCTAGCTTCTTACAGGACAAGCACTGCCAAGATGTGTTTAAAAAATACGGTTATTTAATCCCTTCCAAGGAGCATTCATAA
- the modB gene encoding molybdate ABC transporter permease subunit, with the protein MASSLWEPIFLSLKLAFGATIIVLIFGLAAAKWMTAYSFKGKLLVELLFLLPIVLPPTVVGFILIVLLGGDSILGRAVESIFGQPLMFTQWAALISATVVSFPLMYQSLSIGFQEINQEIIQAARLDRASWLQILIYIELPLIWKAVMAGIFLSFARALGEFGATLMFAGNIPGKTQTTAIAIYMAMESGDMKTAWTLVIVLMSISFVLLFVVQMLKKKSS; encoded by the coding sequence ATGGCAAGTTCTTTATGGGAACCGATTTTTTTATCCCTAAAGCTCGCTTTTGGAGCAACGATTATCGTGCTTATTTTCGGGCTGGCGGCGGCAAAATGGATGACTGCCTATTCTTTTAAAGGAAAGTTGCTGGTCGAGCTATTGTTTCTTTTACCGATTGTTTTACCACCAACCGTTGTAGGGTTTATATTAATCGTATTGCTTGGCGGGGATTCTATACTTGGGCGGGCGGTTGAGTCGATTTTCGGCCAACCGCTTATGTTTACGCAGTGGGCTGCTTTAATTTCTGCTACGGTTGTATCTTTTCCGCTCATGTACCAATCGCTGAGCATCGGATTTCAAGAAATTAATCAAGAAATCATTCAAGCTGCCCGATTAGACCGTGCATCTTGGCTGCAAATATTAATCTATATTGAACTGCCGCTTATATGGAAAGCGGTAATGGCGGGAATCTTTTTAAGCTTTGCAAGGGCATTGGGCGAATTTGGCGCTACGCTTATGTTCGCAGGCAATATCCCTGGAAAAACTCAAACCACCGCCATCGCCATTTATATGGCGATGGAAAGCGGGGATATGAAAACAGCGTGGACGTTGGTTATCGTGTTGATGTCGATTTCATTTGTATTACTGTTTGTCGTCCAGATGCTGAAGAAGAAATCATCTTAA